ACTGAAAGGGTAAGTAACAGCGACTGGGCGGACGTTTCCGCGATGTTCAATTAACCTCGAATTCTGATGCAGCACAGAAACTAGAGTCAATTTACGGCATCGTCTGAAGCGCGCCTGAGTTAAATTTAGGGataagctttttcaaagataaATATCAACGGACTGTGGTAATGATAGACGAAAAGTTCTCCGCCACTTCAACCATCATTGCGGCACATTATATGAGTAACCGGTAGTGATATTTCAGGTCCCTACAGAAATATGTCTATTTATTTAGTGTATGTTTTGTCATAAGctagcttcaaaatcttcaaacCCTCAACAAGATCCTCAGTAGAATTTCCATAGCCAATTCTAAGAGTACCTGGAACTCCAAAGCACTCACCAGGTGCGCACAAAACCTTGAACTCAGTTGCAAGTTTGACTGCGAAACTATCCGTATCATCAACACCTGCTATCCGCAATAAACATACCGAACCTCCTTCAGGTTCATGGACGAACGAGAATTTACCATTCGAAGAATTGATAAAATCTTTCATAatcatcaagttctttctgcaTAAATCGAAATTGCGTTTCAACACGGCGTTGCGGTGCTTCAGGATGTATTGGGATATGTAGTCATCGATAATGGACACAGATATTGTGTTGAAGTCTCTTCTTGACGCCgcttgcttcaaaaagtctttATCCCGAGAGACAATCCATCCCAATCTAACCCCTGCAGCTGAATACGCTTTCGACATAGAGCCTGTAACAATGCATCGGTTGCTCAGCTGACAGGCGGATTTGGGTTGCTCACTAGAATGGAACAAGGGGCTGTAAACCTCGTCACAGACTATGAAAATTTCGTTTCTCTCGGCATAGTCAATGATTTCAGTCATCTTTTCCGTAGAGATAACACTTCCCAGCGGGTTATTGGGGTTATTCAACACAATGTATTTTGTATTTGCCCTCACCTTGCTCTTTAGCTTCTGAATATTTGGCGTGTACCCGTCCTCAGCTTCTAGATGTAGAAGCTCCACGTCGGCTCCGAACATACTGGGTACGCTGCTGAGTTGCTGATACGTTGGATCAACACAAATTATATGGTCTCCAGGCCCTGCTGCTGTGTAATGAACCAAGAAGTTCGCACCAATTGCGCCGTTCGTGATCAAGACATTGTCCGCGGTTAGTTGTATCTCATCACTAGAGTGGATTTTGGCAACAAGGTCCCGCAGAACTGGTGTTCCCCAAATAGATCCGTATGTTAACCTCATGTTTTGatcaaactcaaagctttCGCCTGTTAAACTACTAAGCTCATTGAGGTTAAGTGAGTAGCAACATGTCTCACCCATATTATATTTGATATCATTTTCATGTTTGTCCATAAATTGTTCAATCAAGAAATCTTCTTGGAAGGGCATTTTCCTTGGGCTTTTACGGGATGCCTTAGACTTTGGTTAATTGCTTAATAATGGTGCgccttgaaaaagtaccGATGTTTAAGGGTCTTTAAATACAAATGCTAACTTATCCCTATCATTGAGTACa
The Lachancea thermotolerans CBS 6340 chromosome G complete sequence genome window above contains:
- a CDS encoding KLTH0G19646p (conserved hypothetical protein) is translated as MPFQEDFLIEQFMDKHENDIKYNMGETCCYSLNLNELSSLTGESFEFDQNMRLTYGSIWGTPVLRDLVAKIHSSDEIQLTADNVLITNGAIGANFLVHYTAAGPGDHIICVDPTYQQLSSVPSMFGADVELLHLEAEDGYTPNIQKLKSKVRANTKYIVLNNPNNPLGSVISTEKMTEIIDYAERNEIFIVCDEVYSPLFHSSEQPKSACQLSNRCIVTGSMSKAYSAAGVRLGWIVSRDKDFLKQAASRRDFNTISVSIIDDYISQYILKHRNAVLKRNFDLCRKNLMIMKDFINSSNGKFSFVHEPEGGSVCLLRIAGVDDTDSFAVKLATEFKVLCAPGECFGVPGTLRIGYGNSTEDLVEGLKILKLAYDKTYTK